Proteins encoded by one window of Brevibacterium atlanticum:
- a CDS encoding glycosyltransferase, with protein sequence MRDESSAWQQTQTADTATRPTTTVDLVVPVYNEEASLAASIEVLLAVEPARGTEVTIIIADNASTDATPDIAATLAASHPQVEYVRLEQKGRGRALSRVWQASTADVVAYTDVDLATDIRVLDPMVEVIRSGLADVAIASRLQPGLAIERGIKREIISRCYNRLLKVSLGVGFSDAQCGFKALSSRAAKELLPQVEDTEWFFDTELLARAEWAGFRIHEFGTDWTDDPDSSVDVVNTAWKDIKGIVRLRTGGRTRIGHEVPAPNTGAQILHFIDVGIISTVLYAVLFLLGVQFVSDSAANIIALLLSTIANTALNRAHTFGVRSPHHRLTSQLKGLAAFGLCLAFTSAGLAVAAGFTGPWASVGTLAVLTLANLAATVVRFVLMRTWVFARGSHSGARGSHSHSRPAAVTAVDQAHNDAKDIDHV encoded by the coding sequence ATGAGAGATGAGAGCAGCGCCTGGCAGCAGACGCAGACAGCAGACACAGCCACCCGTCCGACCACCACCGTCGACCTCGTCGTCCCGGTGTACAACGAGGAAGCCTCGTTGGCCGCTTCGATCGAGGTCCTCCTCGCCGTCGAGCCAGCCCGCGGCACCGAGGTCACGATCATCATCGCCGACAACGCGAGCACTGATGCGACTCCCGACATCGCCGCAACCCTGGCGGCGAGTCATCCTCAAGTCGAATACGTCCGCCTCGAGCAGAAGGGCCGCGGTCGTGCCCTGAGCCGCGTGTGGCAGGCGTCGACGGCTGACGTCGTGGCCTATACCGATGTGGACCTCGCCACGGACATCCGCGTCCTCGACCCGATGGTCGAGGTCATCCGGTCAGGCCTGGCCGATGTCGCCATCGCCTCCCGCCTGCAGCCGGGACTCGCGATCGAGCGAGGCATCAAGCGCGAGATCATCTCCCGCTGCTACAACCGGCTGCTCAAGGTCAGCCTCGGCGTCGGATTCAGCGACGCCCAGTGCGGTTTCAAAGCACTGTCGTCGCGGGCGGCGAAGGAACTGCTGCCTCAGGTCGAGGACACCGAATGGTTCTTCGATACGGAGCTGCTCGCCCGCGCCGAATGGGCGGGCTTCCGCATCCATGAATTCGGCACCGATTGGACGGACGACCCGGATTCCTCAGTCGACGTGGTCAACACGGCGTGGAAGGACATCAAAGGCATCGTCCGGTTGCGCACGGGCGGGCGAACCCGGATCGGGCACGAGGTCCCCGCACCGAACACCGGTGCGCAGATCCTCCACTTCATCGACGTCGGGATCATCAGCACCGTGCTCTACGCCGTGCTCTTCCTCCTCGGCGTCCAGTTCGTCTCGGACTCCGCGGCGAACATCATCGCACTGCTCCTGTCGACGATCGCGAACACAGCGCTCAACCGCGCTCACACCTTCGGGGTGCGGTCCCCGCACCACCGACTGACCTCCCAGCTCAAAGGCTTGGCGGCCTTCGGGCTGTGCCTGGCCTTCACCTCTGCGGGGCTGGCAGTCGCAGCCGGGTTCACCGGGCCGTGGGCGAGCGTCGGCACGCTCGCGGTGCTCACGCTCGCGAACCTCGCCGCCACCGTGGTCCGCTTCGTGCTCATGCGCACCTGGGTCTTCGCTCGCGGCTCGCACAGCGGCGCCCGCGGCTCCCACAGTCACTCCCGCCCCGCCGCGGTGACCGCAGTCGATCAGGCGCACAACGACGCGAAGGACATCGACCATGTCTGA
- a CDS encoding ArnT family glycosyltransferase: MSETHTTPTRTRTRGLRRHWYPAVLTVLTLGTIAAFLANLSANGWANSFYAAAVQAGSENWEAFLFGSLDSANAITVDKPPAALWLMALSARVFGFSSFSMLLPQVLLAGVSVLLIVHSVRLSLRSHVGSGLEKAAALASGGIFAVSPVVALMFRFNNPDALLVTLMIGAVVATQHALRVLTEPRTRRCARRIAGWLGLAGICLGLGFLTKQFQVLLIVPGLALAWVFFARTSWPRRLLWLLVPLGSMIVSAGWWIALVELTPADSRPYVGGSQSNSFLELTFGYNGFGRLTGNETGSVGGRGGGQGGGWGETGITRLFSGSFGQQVSWFLPTALFLLVVTIVLLILAEVARRRRVPTATAGDRAVPASGASGRVGSSGTGSLGAGLLMWGAWLVITWLVLSNMNGIVHEYYTVALIPAIAVVIGLGLAVLLERSGSLPRLLLAVAWALTGAWQFILSSDMTGIPGILRWAVLIVSILGALVLIVTAHRRFGAALASVLVALAILGSAAIPAQLAVRTIAGTTQGSIVTIAGTSSGMGGGPGGGGMPGGGGARGGGPGGGAPTGGTGGGATGTTDGAGNSETGTGGPGGGGGGMGGLLNGSEPSDELTELLEQDASDYTWAAAATGANQAAGYQLALDEPVMAIGGFNGTDPSPSLAEFKQLVAEGRIHYYIGSGSSGQGPGGGDSDSSSSQIAAWVEANYEATTVDSVSLYDLSAG, from the coding sequence ATGTCTGAGACTCACACCACTCCGACGCGCACCCGCACCCGTGGCCTGCGACGGCACTGGTACCCGGCGGTGCTCACCGTGCTGACCCTCGGCACGATCGCCGCCTTCCTCGCCAACCTCAGTGCCAACGGCTGGGCGAACTCCTTCTATGCGGCGGCCGTGCAAGCAGGCTCGGAGAACTGGGAGGCCTTCCTCTTCGGGTCCCTCGACTCGGCGAATGCGATCACCGTCGACAAACCCCCGGCCGCCCTGTGGCTGATGGCCCTGAGCGCCCGCGTCTTCGGGTTCTCGTCGTTCTCGATGCTTCTGCCCCAGGTCCTCCTGGCCGGAGTGAGCGTGCTGCTCATCGTCCATTCGGTGCGGCTGAGCCTGCGATCCCACGTCGGATCGGGCCTCGAGAAGGCTGCGGCGCTGGCGTCCGGCGGGATCTTCGCGGTGTCCCCGGTGGTGGCGTTGATGTTCCGGTTCAACAACCCGGATGCCCTGCTCGTGACCCTGATGATCGGCGCGGTCGTTGCGACGCAGCATGCACTGCGCGTCCTCACCGAACCCCGGACGCGCCGCTGCGCACGCCGCATCGCCGGCTGGCTCGGCCTCGCCGGAATCTGCCTCGGCCTCGGGTTCCTGACCAAGCAGTTCCAGGTCCTGCTCATCGTGCCCGGCCTCGCCCTGGCATGGGTGTTCTTCGCCCGCACCTCCTGGCCGCGCCGCCTGCTGTGGCTGCTCGTCCCGCTCGGATCGATGATCGTCAGCGCCGGCTGGTGGATCGCCCTCGTCGAACTCACTCCCGCCGACTCGAGGCCCTACGTCGGCGGCTCCCAGTCGAACTCGTTCCTCGAACTCACCTTCGGCTACAACGGGTTCGGACGCCTCACCGGCAACGAGACGGGTTCCGTCGGAGGCAGAGGAGGCGGCCAAGGCGGCGGATGGGGCGAAACGGGCATCACCCGACTGTTCAGCGGCAGCTTCGGCCAACAGGTGTCGTGGTTCCTGCCCACAGCCCTGTTCCTCCTCGTCGTCACGATCGTTCTTCTCATCCTCGCCGAGGTGGCCCGCCGTCGCCGTGTCCCCACCGCCACGGCCGGTGACCGTGCGGTGCCCGCATCCGGAGCCTCAGGTAGGGTCGGCTCCTCTGGTACGGGCAGCCTCGGCGCGGGACTGCTCATGTGGGGTGCCTGGCTCGTCATCACCTGGCTCGTGCTGTCGAACATGAACGGAATCGTCCACGAGTACTACACGGTCGCGCTCATTCCCGCGATCGCCGTCGTCATCGGCCTCGGCCTCGCCGTGCTGCTCGAGCGGTCCGGATCCCTCCCGCGCCTGCTGCTGGCGGTCGCGTGGGCCCTGACCGGGGCATGGCAGTTCATCCTCAGCTCCGATATGACCGGCATTCCCGGCATCCTGCGCTGGGCCGTGCTCATCGTCTCGATCCTCGGGGCACTGGTCCTCATCGTCACCGCTCACCGCAGGTTCGGTGCGGCGCTCGCCTCGGTGCTCGTCGCCCTCGCAATCCTCGGCAGCGCCGCGATTCCGGCTCAGCTGGCCGTGCGCACGATCGCCGGTACGACGCAGGGATCGATCGTGACGATCGCCGGCACGAGCTCGGGAATGGGCGGCGGACCCGGCGGTGGAGGAATGCCAGGCGGGGGAGGAGCCCGCGGCGGCGGACCCGGCGGCGGAGCCCCCACAGGAGGCACAGGCGGCGGCGCCACCGGAACGACCGACGGGGCAGGCAACTCGGAGACCGGCACCGGCGGACCCGGCGGGGGAGGAGGCGGAATGGGCGGTCTGCTCAACGGCTCGGAACCCTCCGACGAACTCACTGAGCTGCTCGAACAGGACGCCTCGGACTACACATGGGCGGCTGCGGCGACCGGGGCGAACCAAGCCGCCGGATACCAGCTGGCGCTCGACGAGCCCGTCATGGCGATCGGCGGGTTCAACGGCACCGATCCCTCGCCCAGCCTCGCAGAGTTCAAACAGCTCGTGGCCGAGGGCAGGATCCACTACTACATCGGATCGGGCTCCAGCGGCCAAGGTCCAGGCGGCGGGGACTCGGACTCGTCGTCGTCGCAGATCGCGGCCTGGGTCGAGGCGAACTACGAGGCGACCACCGTCGACTCCGTTTCGCTCTACGATCTCAGCGCCGGATGA
- a CDS encoding response regulator transcription factor — protein MNPTANPPARILIVDDEANLSELLVMACHVRGWEAEGVGTGREAVTLARSEHFDAIVLDVMLPDLDGFAVIEKIRGEGIDTPVVFLSARDEVDDRLTGLRLGGDDYVTKPFNLDEVIARIEVRLRRGASAAPVDEDDVLRVGDLELDERSHEVTRAGQPIELTAREYEVLLLFMRNPRVVLSKAQILDRVWDYDFGGNGNIVELYVSYLRKKIDTPFPELPSLFHTKRGAGYILRAEQ, from the coding sequence ATGAACCCGACAGCGAATCCGCCGGCGCGCATCCTCATCGTCGACGACGAAGCGAACCTCTCCGAACTCCTCGTCATGGCCTGCCACGTCAGGGGCTGGGAAGCCGAAGGGGTCGGCACCGGCCGTGAGGCCGTGACGCTGGCCAGGAGCGAACACTTCGACGCCATCGTCCTCGACGTCATGCTGCCCGACCTCGACGGGTTCGCCGTGATCGAGAAGATCCGCGGTGAGGGAATCGACACTCCTGTCGTCTTCCTCTCCGCCCGCGACGAGGTCGACGATCGGCTGACGGGCCTGCGGCTGGGCGGGGACGACTATGTGACGAAGCCGTTCAACCTCGATGAGGTCATCGCCCGCATCGAGGTGCGTCTGCGCCGTGGAGCCTCGGCCGCTCCGGTCGACGAGGACGACGTCCTGCGCGTGGGTGACCTCGAACTCGACGAGCGCTCCCACGAGGTCACCCGCGCCGGTCAGCCGATCGAACTCACCGCCCGCGAATACGAGGTGCTGCTGCTGTTCATGCGCAATCCGCGGGTGGTGCTCTCAAAGGCCCAGATCCTCGACCGGGTGTGGGACTACGACTTCGGGGGCAACGGCAACATCGTCGAACTCTACGTCTCCTACCTGCGCAAGAAGATCGACACTCCGTTCCCGGAGCTGCCGAGCCTCTTCCACACCAAGCGCGGAGCCGGATACATCCTGCGGGCGGAGCAGTGA
- a CDS encoding sensor histidine kinase, translated as MTLRRWRLQTRLIVLAGLVLLLVGAGIGTASWLSVRGSLMSDLDAQLTSMTSHARSGDGPGAGPGATGNPGTSDGGDESSAAVDSALRYLFQPGVGDGALVVVDSGDGGEGLIAEAGLSRPRALSAAAIDALLDVETGGGVSDGSASGSSASDGGASGDSDHGGSASAHESVRVPGFGSYRVVAFDDGGTTTVYGVPQGNVDGALERTAWTTAFVVLIGVLATAALMAVIIHRQLRDLREVARTAREVTDLELSAGEPELALRVPSELAVPGTEVGDVGASVNRMLDHVGSALEERYRGTEQMRRFVADASHELRTPIATIRGWADLTRPYRNDLPAEVATSLGKIDSGAMRMSSLVDDLLLLARLEAGRQPTSEDTVDVSSLLIELVEDAHVVNPDHSISLDVPPEALEVRGEVGQVRRVVSIVLTNACVHTPPGTRVHIEAQATHKPVSGQLPSDVVAIRISDDGPGIPPDIRDRVFDRFVRGDPSRARQDGAKGGSSGLGLAIAAGLVDLMHGSIAMSSTDSGTTFELRLPVA; from the coding sequence GTGACCCTGCGTCGGTGGCGACTGCAGACGAGGCTCATCGTCCTCGCCGGCCTCGTCCTCCTCCTCGTCGGGGCCGGGATCGGCACCGCCTCTTGGCTGAGCGTGCGCGGCTCGCTCATGTCCGACCTCGATGCACAGCTGACGTCGATGACCTCGCATGCGCGTTCGGGCGACGGGCCCGGCGCGGGCCCCGGGGCGACCGGGAATCCGGGAACCTCGGATGGGGGTGACGAATCGTCGGCGGCTGTCGATTCGGCTCTGCGCTATCTCTTCCAACCGGGTGTCGGCGATGGTGCTCTCGTCGTCGTCGACTCCGGCGACGGGGGAGAGGGGCTCATCGCCGAGGCGGGGCTGAGCCGACCGCGGGCCCTGTCCGCGGCGGCCATCGACGCCCTGCTCGACGTCGAAACCGGCGGTGGCGTGTCCGACGGCAGTGCCTCCGGAAGCAGTGCGTCCGACGGCGGCGCGTCCGGAGACAGTGATCACGGCGGAAGTGCGTCCGCCCACGAGTCCGTGCGGGTGCCCGGATTCGGCTCCTACCGGGTCGTGGCCTTCGACGACGGAGGAACCACCACCGTGTACGGGGTCCCCCAGGGCAATGTCGACGGTGCTCTTGAGCGCACCGCGTGGACGACCGCGTTCGTCGTCCTCATCGGCGTCCTCGCCACGGCCGCGCTCATGGCCGTGATCATCCACCGGCAGCTGCGCGACCTAAGGGAGGTCGCCCGCACCGCGCGGGAGGTCACCGACCTCGAGCTCAGTGCCGGCGAACCCGAGCTCGCGCTCAGGGTCCCCTCCGAACTCGCGGTTCCGGGCACGGAGGTCGGCGACGTGGGCGCCTCGGTCAACCGGATGCTCGACCATGTCGGGTCCGCCCTCGAGGAGCGCTATCGGGGCACGGAGCAGATGCGACGCTTCGTCGCCGACGCCTCTCATGAGCTGCGCACTCCGATCGCGACGATCCGCGGCTGGGCCGATCTCACCCGCCCGTACCGCAACGATCTGCCCGCCGAGGTGGCCACCTCCTTGGGCAAGATCGATTCCGGAGCGATGCGGATGTCCTCCTTGGTCGACGACCTTCTGCTCCTCGCACGACTCGAAGCCGGCCGTCAGCCGACGAGTGAGGACACCGTCGATGTCTCCTCCCTGCTCATCGAGCTCGTCGAGGACGCCCATGTGGTCAACCCCGACCATTCGATCTCACTCGACGTCCCGCCGGAGGCTCTCGAGGTGCGCGGCGAGGTCGGCCAGGTGCGCCGGGTCGTGTCGATCGTCCTCACGAACGCCTGTGTGCACACGCCTCCGGGCACCAGGGTGCACATCGAGGCGCAGGCGACGCACAAGCCGGTCTCGGGGCAGCTGCCCAGCGATGTCGTGGCGATCCGCATCAGCGACGATGGGCCGGGCATTCCGCCTGATATCCGCGACAGGGTCTTCGACCGCTTCGTCCGGGGGGATCCCTCGCGGGCACGGCAGGACGGCGCCAAGGGCGGATCCTCTGGGCTGGGGCTCGCGATCGCAGCCGGCCTCGTCGACCTCATGCACGGCAGCATCGCGATGTCGAGCACGGACTCGGGAACGACCTTCGAACTGCGACTGCCCGTCGCCTGA
- the katG gene encoding catalase/peroxidase HPI produces MTDTTTGGCPVVHTSSEPTQASDSDNLVNPTQGDSNAQWWPNRLNLKILAKGQPARDPMDPDFDYDAEFNSLDYYQLKADIEELQKTNSDWWSADFGHYGPFMIRMAWHSAGTYRVQDGRGGGGEGQQRFAPLNSWPDNVSLDKARRLLWPVKKKYGKKISWADLFILAGNVALESMGFKTFGFAGGRKDVWEPDNDVYWGSETEWLGTDKRYVGNRELQKPLAATTMGLIYVNPEGPEGEPDPLKAAIDIRETFGRMAMNDEETVALIAGGHTFGKTHGAGPESHKGADPEAAPLEEQGLGWKSDFGTGQGNDSIGSGIEVTWTYHPTRWDNEFFHILFAYEWEVFENEGGHLQWRPKDGGGDDMVPMAQGDERREPRMLTTDLSLRFDPIYGEISRKFKDDQKAFEDAFARAWFKLTHRDMGPSTRYLGPEVPNEELIWQDPVPAGTQLDEAQLAAVKAAVRDSGLTVSQLVSTTWAAASSHRVSDMRGGVNGGRLRLEPQRSWEANEPAKLAEVLPVLEGIAESTGASFADVVAIAGAVGIETAAAAAGHAITVPVSTGRGDATQEQTDVESFNYLEPTHDGFRNYLTEDLPLKAEYLLLDKASLLGLTPPELTVLIGGLRVLGANFEDSDLGVFTNRPGELTNDFFVNLLELGNVWKPIGDSETANVYECFSPEGEKLWSGSRVDLLFGANSELRAIAEVYGSDDAGEKFVADFVKAWSKVVEADRFDLHR; encoded by the coding sequence ATGACCGACACGACCACCGGCGGCTGCCCAGTCGTCCACACGAGTTCGGAGCCGACACAGGCTTCGGACTCGGACAACCTGGTCAACCCCACCCAGGGCGATTCCAACGCCCAGTGGTGGCCCAACCGTCTCAACCTCAAGATCCTCGCGAAGGGTCAGCCGGCGCGCGATCCCATGGATCCCGACTTCGACTACGACGCCGAATTCAACAGCCTCGACTACTACCAGCTCAAGGCCGACATCGAAGAGCTGCAGAAGACCAACTCCGACTGGTGGTCGGCGGATTTCGGGCACTACGGCCCCTTCATGATCCGCATGGCCTGGCACTCGGCCGGCACGTACCGCGTGCAGGACGGCCGCGGCGGCGGCGGTGAAGGACAGCAGCGCTTCGCTCCGCTGAACTCCTGGCCGGACAACGTCTCGCTCGACAAGGCCCGCCGTCTGCTGTGGCCGGTGAAGAAGAAGTACGGCAAGAAGATCTCCTGGGCCGACCTCTTCATCCTCGCCGGAAACGTCGCCCTCGAGTCGATGGGCTTCAAGACCTTCGGCTTCGCCGGCGGACGCAAGGACGTCTGGGAGCCCGACAACGACGTGTACTGGGGCTCGGAGACCGAATGGCTCGGCACCGACAAGCGCTACGTCGGCAACCGCGAACTGCAGAAGCCGCTGGCCGCAACGACCATGGGCCTCATCTACGTCAACCCCGAGGGTCCCGAGGGCGAGCCGGATCCGCTCAAGGCCGCGATCGACATCCGCGAGACCTTCGGCCGGATGGCGATGAACGACGAGGAGACCGTCGCCCTCATCGCCGGCGGACACACCTTCGGCAAGACCCACGGAGCCGGACCCGAATCGCACAAGGGCGCCGATCCCGAGGCCGCACCGCTTGAGGAGCAGGGACTCGGCTGGAAGTCCGACTTCGGCACCGGACAGGGCAATGACTCGATCGGTTCGGGCATCGAGGTCACCTGGACCTACCACCCGACCCGGTGGGACAACGAGTTCTTCCACATCCTCTTCGCCTATGAGTGGGAAGTCTTCGAGAACGAAGGCGGACACCTGCAGTGGCGTCCGAAGGACGGCGGCGGAGACGACATGGTGCCGATGGCCCAGGGCGACGAACGCCGCGAGCCGCGCATGCTCACCACCGACCTGTCCCTGCGCTTCGACCCGATCTACGGAGAGATCTCCCGGAAGTTCAAGGACGATCAGAAGGCCTTCGAAGACGCCTTCGCCCGTGCCTGGTTCAAACTCACCCACCGTGACATGGGACCGTCCACCCGCTACCTCGGCCCCGAGGTTCCGAACGAGGAGCTCATCTGGCAGGATCCGGTCCCGGCCGGCACCCAGCTCGACGAGGCACAGCTCGCCGCTGTGAAGGCCGCGGTCCGGGATTCCGGTCTCACCGTCTCCCAGCTGGTCTCGACCACCTGGGCAGCTGCGTCCTCGCATCGCGTCTCCGACATGCGCGGCGGCGTCAACGGCGGTCGCCTGCGCCTCGAGCCGCAGCGCAGCTGGGAGGCCAATGAGCCGGCCAAGCTCGCCGAGGTGCTCCCGGTGCTCGAGGGCATCGCCGAGTCGACCGGTGCTTCCTTCGCCGATGTCGTCGCCATCGCCGGTGCCGTCGGCATCGAAACCGCTGCGGCTGCCGCCGGTCACGCGATCACCGTGCCCGTGTCCACGGGTCGCGGCGACGCCACCCAGGAGCAGACCGACGTCGAGTCATTCAACTACCTGGAGCCGACACACGACGGATTCCGCAACTACCTCACCGAGGATCTGCCGCTCAAGGCCGAGTACCTGCTTCTCGACAAGGCCAGCCTGCTCGGTCTCACTCCTCCGGAGCTGACCGTCCTCATCGGCGGTCTGCGCGTGCTCGGTGCGAACTTCGAGGACTCCGACCTCGGCGTGTTCACCAACCGTCCGGGTGAACTGACGAACGACTTCTTCGTCAACCTCCTCGAGCTCGGCAACGTCTGGAAGCCGATCGGCGACTCGGAGACGGCAAACGTCTACGAGTGCTTCTCCCCCGAGGGCGAGAAGCTGTGGTCCGGCAGCCGCGTCGACCTGCTCTTCGGTGCGAACTCCGAACTGCGGGCCATCGCCGAGGTCTACGGCTCCGATGATGCCGGCGAGAAGTTCGTCGCCGACTTCGTCAAGGCCTGGAGCAAGGTCGTCGAGGCCGATCGCTTCGATCTCCACCGCTGA
- a CDS encoding Fur family transcriptional regulator, translating to MNGTNHGHVEEPAAALRQTSLRVTKQRVAVLEAVRDHPHADTESVIRSVRVSLPTVSHQAVYDSLHTLTEVGLLRCIQPSGSVARYERRIGDNHHHLVCRSCGLIVDVDCTVGHAPCLVPSHDAGFRVEAAEVTFWGLCPDCADSGSAADTDSHASAV from the coding sequence GTGAACGGGACGAATCATGGACATGTCGAGGAGCCTGCCGCAGCCCTGCGGCAGACCTCTCTGCGTGTGACGAAACAGCGGGTCGCCGTGCTCGAGGCCGTGCGGGATCATCCTCACGCGGACACCGAGTCCGTCATCCGCTCCGTCCGCGTGTCGCTGCCGACGGTCTCTCATCAGGCCGTCTACGACTCGCTCCACACTCTCACGGAGGTCGGGCTGCTGCGCTGCATCCAGCCGTCGGGTTCGGTGGCTCGATATGAGCGGCGAATCGGGGACAACCATCACCACCTCGTGTGTCGGTCCTGCGGTCTCATCGTCGATGTCGACTGCACGGTCGGACACGCACCGTGTCTGGTTCCCTCTCATGATGCCGGCTTCCGCGTCGAGGCGGCCGAGGTGACCTTCTGGGGCCTGTGCCCCGACTGCGCGGACTCCGGTTCCGCAGCGGACACCGACAGCCATGCCTCGGCTGTGTGA
- the rpsL gene encoding 30S ribosomal protein S12: protein MPTIQQLVRKGRHVKSAGSDAPALKGSPQRRGVCTRVYTTTPKKPNSALRKVARVKLSSQIEVTAYIPGEGHNLQEHSIVLVRGGRVKDLPGVRYRIVRGSLDTQGVKGRQQARSKYGAKREKK from the coding sequence GTGCCGACAATCCAGCAGCTCGTCCGCAAGGGACGGCATGTGAAATCAGCAGGATCCGACGCTCCTGCCCTCAAGGGCAGCCCGCAGCGTCGGGGAGTGTGCACCCGTGTGTACACCACTACCCCCAAGAAGCCGAACTCGGCTCTTCGCAAGGTCGCTCGTGTCAAGCTTTCGAGCCAGATCGAGGTGACCGCCTACATCCCGGGCGAGGGACACAACCTGCAGGAGCACTCGATCGTGCTCGTGCGCGGTGGCCGCGTCAAGGATCTGCCCGGTGTTCGCTACCGGATCGTTCGCGGTTCGCTCGACACCCAGGGTGTCAAGGGCCGTCAGCAGGCCCGCAGCAAGTACGGTGCGAAGAGGGAGAAGAAGTAA
- the rpsG gene encoding 30S ribosomal protein S7 codes for MPRKGPAPKRPIVVDPVFSSPLVTQLINKILLDGKRSTAERIVYGALEGTREKNGNDPVVNLKKALDNIRPSLEVRSRRVGGATYQVPVDVRPTRSTTLALRWLVGYARQRREKTMTERLMNEILDAGNGLGAAVKRREDTHKMAESNKAFAHYRW; via the coding sequence ATGCCACGCAAAGGTCCTGCACCCAAGCGACCGATCGTCGTTGACCCGGTCTTCAGCTCACCGCTCGTCACGCAGCTGATCAACAAGATCCTGCTCGACGGCAAGCGCTCGACCGCAGAGCGGATCGTCTACGGTGCCCTCGAAGGCACCCGCGAGAAGAACGGCAACGACCCCGTTGTCAACCTGAAGAAGGCTCTCGACAACATCCGTCCGTCCCTCGAGGTCCGCTCCCGCCGCGTCGGCGGAGCGACCTACCAGGTGCCGGTGGATGTTCGCCCGACTCGTTCGACCACCCTGGCCCTCCGCTGGCTGGTGGGCTACGCCCGTCAGCGTCGCGAGAAGACCATGACCGAACGACTCATGAATGAGATCCTCGATGCCGGCAACGGCCTCGGCGCCGCAGTCAAGCGCCGCGAGGACACTCACAAGATGGCCGAGTCCAACAAGGCCTTCGCCCACTACCGCTGGTAA